The Nymphaea colorata isolate Beijing-Zhang1983 chromosome 5, ASM883128v2, whole genome shotgun sequence DNA segment TTTTGCTGTGAACTTCAGAGtagaaaattatttcatgactAAAACCAGAACCACATCTTATAGAACACtctcttgttaaaaataaagaagagtTTTGCTAAACCAATATCAGGCAAGACTAATTACCTATAACTATCAAAGGCTTCATGTGACATAATCATATTTGAAGGATGTCATTCATAATGTCTATATAcacaaattaagaaaaaattagaaggaaaagaaaccaGTTCAGATGAGAAAACTAGAGTACAAACTTTAGCATTTTAAAAGTACAAAACAAATAGAATATGTACTTCATAGGGAGAGTAGTGAAAACCTAATACCAATCTCACAAAATGCAATCATGTTTACATCCCCTCACAGAAAGGTTTTACACGAACCACTACTATTTTAATGACAGGACTATAGAATTGGAGCTGGACATGAACAACTTTCATCCAACTAAGAAATGGTACCCGCTTTGAGAATTTCTATGTCCCTTAAAGTTACAGAACTAAAGGCATGACCTAGCCACTTAAGCATATATATGGCACAACAAAAAGATAAGTGATAACTAGAATTACTTATATCTATAACTTCAATATGCACCATAATGCCTAGAGTCACCATGAACGAGCGCTAGATGTACCTTTGTCcaagaaaaccatgaaaataaGGCTCTTGGATTAGTACATTCTCCAAGATGAAGGTTTGGTCTGAAAATCTGAATTGTCAAAAATTGTCCGTACCTGGACTCAACCAGTCAAAGGACCAGTGGGACCCACATTTCCAAACAACAACAAGGTTCATAGATGCAGAAAGCAGATTTTGAGCAACATGCCACCAGGGCAGAATCCATTCTTCAGGATTATAATCCAGTCATGCATCTAGCCCCATTTCCACAGGAGTTGCAGTTGTCAAGTCCTTCTACATCTAACAATAACTGAGAGTGCAACCATTGGAGGCTATCTGGACCTCGAGTAGAGATGTGCATATCTTTCCCACTATCCATGTTGATTTTCCAGCTTCTGTTAGTCCCTGTGACCTTTGGTCAAGGACCCAGCTTTAAAGATACCCTTTTTTATCTGACACTGTTGGCAGTTCTCACCTAATTGAAGCTCCACTGAGCACCCTGCTCATGAATAAACCGACCAAGTATCCACCTAAGCCTTAATCGTTCTTCACTCTATGTTTTTCCTTCTCTGTCCTTCCTGCCATTTCTACTGGAGGTTGCATTTTCACACAAAATGAAGAGCAAAAATTGCCACAATAATTTACCATGCTATACATCCACATAGAAACGTATAAGCCAGGTTAAAAAGTATAAATGGAACTTTCCATCAGAGTTAATCCAGTCCAAAGGAGACTGGTTTAATtcatttcacacacacacatatgtataaaAGGAACTTTCCATCAATTGTAAAATTCAGACTCTATAGGGAAAATGACAAAAGTGAAAGAGAAACGGGAAAACCCTAACACTGCTCTCTAAGTTTCCCTTTTTCCCCTCCAGGCAGCCACTGCCTCTCCTTCCACTGCTGttaagggtgggcgtcgggccggcccggcccgatatccCGGGTCTCGGtccaggcccggcccgtttgtcaataaaaaaacaatttttaaattataaaataaattttttataatataaaatatatttttaataataaaatatgtattattaaattaaaaaaataatagaaaatattttttaaattgttaacGGGCCAGataccgggtacccggcccgtgGCCCAGGCCTAACTGCTGTAGTTAGGTGAGTAAACCCCCTGCATCCTCTTTCATTCCTCCTCACCTCCTCCTGcttccccctcctcctcctcctcctcctcctcctactTGTTTCCATTGTAGATGCCAGAGGAATCTAAAGGAGTGCTGCTGCACACTGGAAGCACATAGAGCgacagaagaaagagaagggctCAAGTTTGCTTAAACCACctttttgcattcttttctaCCATAAAATATTGGATGACTCCCAACGATTATTTTGCCACACCTGCAGCCATACAGCATTGACACAGGTGCAGCACCAAAATAGAAGTGTCCATATCACTTAGGTCATGAAGCATGAAGCCTAAGTCTCAAAGTCCACCCATGTCTTACGAGAAAGATCATataagcacattcacacataCATGAACTCACTTGCCAAAACATGCAAGCATGTGTACATATGTGAGAACACCCACACAACTCCAAAAGAACTTATAACAGTAAAAATTTCCAGATCATAAGGACACTGAGATGTAATCAACAAGTTAGGTAACGTTTGTACCCAATCTTTGATGCCAAAATTACTGACTAAACAAAGAAGTTTCAGGCATTGTATGAGTCGTAAAACTACTGCATGTCAGTACCAAAATCAACAAACATATGTGATGTCTAAACTTCACTAGCATATGGGAGAAAATGATCATGAAAGGTAGTATTGATCAAAATAACTAATGCAACATCAAAAAGCCCAAAATAGCAAAGAACAGTAATCAAAATGCCTAAAGCATAATTTCTCAATgagaaatgaaagagaatgGGTTCATTTGAGATCAAACAATATTTCCAGTAAGAGTCTTATCTTTTTAATTGAAAACGGAAATACTGAAAACGTAAACGCAGTAGATATGAATGGATTAGTTCAGGCAACTGAATTGACCCAGCAAGAGGATCCATTTGTTGTCCTGAAGGAACAACTGGATCTTTCCAGTGGCTTTTGAAGTATAATTATGGATACCTATTTGACATAAAGATTTATTGAACGCATTACCCTGCCCTGCTCAGTGCAAGGAATCACAATGTTAAGCCATCCAAGTACATGAAGATGGCTCAAGCTCATTATATTGTGCACAAATAAAACGAAGAAGGCCAATCCTGATCAAATAATTGGCAGTCATATGTCACCCATGACCCAACAGTTAAAACATTGCAGTCCAGcaattttaaaatcatagaAGTCTGATCATGCTAGTCTTCTGGTCAAGATCTGGTCAACAATGTTACAATGATATCCATGTTGCAGGAATGTGGTGAAGAAAAAAGGGGATATTTTATCAGTCTCCCTagataaatataaaaaccaTAATAAATGTTGACAAGCCAACAACAGTAAAGGTCGTTTACAGCTATAAATATAATGAAGGATTCATGAATTGAGCAGGGATTAACAAGCATGATGAAAGGATGCGAGAAAAACCCAAAATGAACATGATGTGTAAATCATACCCCAGAGTGTAAGCACTCATCCCACTGAAGGTACTGCTGGTTTCTgaagcatcatcatcatcatcgttgACTGATCTTTCATCAGATTGTAGTTTGGCAGCAAGAGCCAATCTTCTCTGCCGAACAGCTAAATAGCGAGCCAAGTACTTCCCTACTTTCTCAACCCCTTCTTCATATTCAGATATTAATACACTTGCACATTCTGCAGCTGCATTCTTCACCTCAGATATCAAAGCCTCTCTTCCATGCAGAAACCCCACCCTTAGAGCCTCTTCCCACTCACGAGCACTTATGAAATACATGATCCCGCTATGAACATCATGGCAATACTCTAGAGCAATTTTAGCTGCCTCTGCAGGTTTACCAAGTGCTTGGAGTTCTTCACAGAGCTCATGTGCCAATTGCAGCAGCTTTTCTTTGCTAAGGTTCAGAAGTCCAGCAACTGTAAGCACACCCTTCCAATTGTTACATGAACGATATGCTTTCAAAGCTTTCTCCAAAGAAGAACAGCACAGGTATGCAGATGCTGCATCAGTAAAAGACTCTTCTCCAAAAAGATGATCACCCCAGGCTTCAAATACTTGGCTCCTCCTAGAACAATCACTATATAATTGAAGTCCCAAAGAGAAAAGTTGAGGGTTCTTCTTCATAAGGATCAAGGAATCCTCAAAACAGTCTTCACCTGCAGATGCCATATTCAGGAGAGCACTTTCAAACCTCCGCAGCTTAAGATCTACTGTATACCGCATGACAATAGGTGGCATTTGCTCTAGTTTTTGTAGAAAGGGAAGAAACTCCTTTGGGTCCTTCTGAGAGTTCAAGGCAACAATGGCTGCAAGATTAAGATCATACAATCCTAATGAAGTTTCATATACAGCCTCAGAATCTGATAACCATAAAAGATGCTTAAGCGCTTCTTCTGCAGAAGGAGAAGATTTGCTATCAGCAGGATCATTCTTGTTGACTGTTCCTGAAAGCTCCAATTCTCTGATCCGTTTTATCCTTTTTAATGCCTCCCCTAGAGCAGGAGGCTCATTGCGGGCTAGTGTAGTTAAAATACAGAGCTCTCTTGCAGGGCTCTCAGGAACATATTCTTCAAGGGCCCTTCGGACAGAGGACAGGACAGCAGAAACCTTGTTTTTCATATCAGAATGCTCAACTCTCACCACATGCATGCCAGTACCTTCCTTCCCGATCAGAGGCAGAGTGACAAAGTTCTTGTACATTGTCTCCATGACATTTTCGTTTTTTATGGAACACACAAAATCTGTTATGTGGCtaagattttttatttgcttaacAAATTCAGGAGCAACCTGAAGAAAAGCTTGCCAACCACAGTAGTCAACAACAATATTGTAGTCTATCCTGTTCCGTCTGACCATAAGCATAGAATCTTTGAAACGGCCTTCAATCAATGCATTGGCAATGGATGTAAGAACCAATTTTCGTGGATATATACATTCTAGATTACCACGAGTTGTCTGTAGAATTACAGCTGCTTCATCTCCATGAATCACACCGATCAATTTTGCACCTCTTTCCCAAACCTTTAAGGCATCTCTACTTTCTTGGTTACTGATTTTGCCGTCATTCACAATATATTTTTCACATCCAACTTCATGGTTTTTATGTAGTATGTCCCCAAGACTTATGATGTGCAGAAAATCCTGCTTAGTGGTAAGAATAATGTGCGTAAAAACTTGCTCTGATAATCCAGTGCTActagaataaaaagaaaaactactGCAATTGTTACAGACTATTATATTACGTGCATGCAGTCTACCATGTTCATCCATCCCAAAAATCAAAGGTTTGAGTATGCCATCATCCCTGACCTGAGCAGCCTTCATCCAAGGGCATGATGAAGTAAAACCAGTAAAGATATTAGGGTTCTTCTGTCCTACATCTAAAGATGGCATTCTCAAGCCTGACTTCAAAGTGTATTCTACTACAGATCCTCCAACAAACTGTACAAAAGCAGATCCATCTTCAGTAGGATTTTTAACTACACCAAGGACCGGCTTTTGCAAGCATATTCTTTTGGAAACCTTTGCATGCCAACCTGAAGAGGTCACTGTATCTGCCACAGAATCCTCTGAGCAAATAAATTGAACTTCCATGAAAAGATAACTACATGCTTGTCTCATTTTATCTTCACAAGAGAATCCATTATTTCtggaaaatttttcatgacaaGCATCATCCACACCGGATTCACAAAGTCCAATTGCAATAACAACCTGGTGGTTTAACCATGTAAGATGTCCAATGCCAACAAAACTGTAATCAGAATGACAAGATTCAATAATAAACTCTTTACCTTCCAAATTTTCCCAGCTATCCATCAACGGGAGCTCCACGATACTTAAACAGCCATCAGATAGAGCCACTGCAAGGCGGTTCTTCGAGTGTTGAGACAGAACAGCAATGTCCTGAACAGCACTTTGGAACTTAAGACTAAAAAGAGAAAACGGAGGAGGAATAAGTGACATAGAAAGGGGAGACACAAGTATGCTACAATTGTCAATCACCAATGCTATTGACTTCTCTGTCACAGCTGTTACCCATGCAAAATTTTTACTCCTGAATTTACCATCTTGCATCCATGCAATCAAGTTTAAAGGCTTCACCGGGTCCCAACAAAAGCTTACATAATCTGTCTTTGAATGTCTACTTTCATGCTTTAAGTACCAGTGGTTATTACTGAAATGCCAAACTTTTAAACTGTCGTACTCTTTGCATCTAGATAAACTTGCAAGAAGCTCTGAGTTGCAATTCCACTTCAGCATATCAACGGTTGCTTCGACTGCATCATCAATACTGAAAGAGCCTCTCTCCAGCCCATTCCTCTCAAAACCAACAATCAAAGGACACTTCTGCTCAGTTGCCCTATCATATGCAGCCACCAATTTTGCACCACTAGGCATCCAATCTAGTGATCCTCCCATAAAGACCTTGTActcagaagaagaaagagaggcacCAGTTTCACGGTCCCAAATTCTGATTCGGCTTAAGGAAGAGGAACCCCCTGCAGAAACTAATGTAGCAAAAAACTTGCCATCACCCCGCCAAGAAACTTGAACTTTAGATACACATGAACCTTCCCAATGCACATTCATTTCCTGCATACAAAGGCACCAAATAGCTATCACATGTTAAAGATTATCGTTACAGGCTTTATAGCAGCAGAATGAATGCTAAAAGAGCTCAGATAGTGTAACACTTTGTAAACTAAGAAGGCAGTTCGAAAGCGAATTGCTGCATAGTTGGAATACTTCATACAACAAAAATTCAATAAGGagagaaaaaatcaaacatacgGATCCAGATGCAGGAGGTTCAAGCATGACTTCATACAGAACATCCCAATCTTGGTTCATGACTATCAATTGCCCTAGACCTGTTGCCACGGCAAGAAGACTGCCATCTGGACTAGCAGCAATGCTCTTGACACCTCCCTCCACCCTCCCAACCACTTCAGTTAAATCACCATCCAGGGAGTGTTGTAACAGAAAACCACCCAAAGTTCCTATTATTAATGCTTCCTTCTCCATGAGATAATCCAAAGCCATAATGTAGTCATCTGGCTCCAATGTTGGACTTAACGGTACATCAGATACCCAAAATTCAGTTGATGAATTTTCCTGCTACATGAACAGCActtattaataaataaaaataaaaggaaatatgtatgATATGCCATCTTGTTAGAcaaatgaaccaaaaaaatgcatgaacagAACCATAACACAAGTGCATAGGCCAGCAGCAGTGCCCTTGGACTACACAAGTTGAGGCAACAGTTGCAAGCAACTAAACTAATCGTACTCTAGGCAGCCTTTACTTAGCATAGTCATGtaaaatttccaaattttaGAAGTAAAAACTGCAGACGCCTAGTATGCAAATTTTGCACATAGGAAAGGTTGTCAATCAAAATTACACAAATAAGAAGCACCAAAATTGGGCTGATAAATTTTCCTGCTACATGAACAGCGCTCtttgatgaagaaaaataaaacgatATATCTGTAACATGGCATCTCATGAGATAAATTAACCAATCCATGGATAGAAGTAGAACCACAAAACAAACAGCAGGGATGCCCTTGGACTGCACAAGGCAATAGTTGCAAGCTCCTAAATTAAATTTACACTACGTGGCATTTACTTAGCATAGTCATGCAAAATTTTCGAGTTTTAGAAATAAGATCTGCAGATGGAATAGCATGTAAATTTCGCACATTGGAAAGGTTGTCAATCAAGATCTATGCATGTAAGATGAACAGGTTCTTCACATCATGTTCAAGACTCACATTTTCCATAATTGTGAATTTCAAACATCTCAAAACTGCAAGTAGATGTATTAGTGTTGTCAATAATGGAACCCAACTTAAATCATTTCACAGAAACACACAGAAAATTGGTCCACATTAGGTCATCTGCCACATTCTTTTGGCCTCAATCAGTATCGCTTTCTctaatttgaaatataaaaaggtaaattccatttttattttattaaacaaAGAGGCTGATGTGATGACAGCTGATTCATGCAAAATAGTCACCGATATTGATAACGATGAAATGTACCTACATcccatatatatgcacattgtACATCATATACACATACAGATCGAATTATACTGATTCTCCAAAACGGTGGGTCATGAATATATACTAGTTGTTAACTATGTATGGCACCACGACTTAGGTTATTGTGCCAAAACATGACCGTGCTACAGAGATTTTCGTAAAAGAGACATGGAAAAGCTGGTGAACGAGGCAAGCAATGCCAGATTTCGGCTCCATACAAAATTCTGAGCGCATCAATGACTCATAATCATGCAAACAGAACCCTATCCTCAAGTTCGACTTCATGACAGAAGCTGGTTCTCGAAACAACCCACTGCTGCAAGAATCAAATGCGAACAGCGACGCATCCAACAGCCAACCGGTTCTTCCAAACTCGGGAACTGAAAGGAAAGACTCATCATTCCAGCCGCTTAAATTCATGCAGAAACAGCTATTGCACCGATGCGGAATTGAACACAAACAAGACAATGTTCATCTTACTACAGTCACTGTATGCATTTCGCACGTTTCTAATATCTAAATCTGTAGAAGTCGGTTAACATTGAAATGTATTTGAGTTTATAAATTAAAGTTACACCATGATTACTATCTTCACGACCCACGATTCAAACAACCATGAAGAAAGGTCTGAACAAAACACTCACGCGCACGCGAATTGCTAGAAGCGAACCGCTCATGAATTCTCTTCCAATCAATGAACTATCGCcatataaaaaaaccaaaaagagataaaagaaaGATAAGCGAACCACCTAACAGGAACACGAAGCTCATGAACCCGAAactaaataaatacatataattTGCACTGCCGAAAGAAACGCAACAGTAGACGGCATTGATTCCGGAAGGGAGTCCCTGCCAGATTCGCTATGAATGGTCGGGGTAAGTGAAAACCcacaaaagggaaaaggaagaaaaagaggaagttGGTGCGCTACGAGGAAAACATTACctgagaggaagagagatgaAGGACGTAGATGGCGTTTGCTGAAGTAGCAAAAAAGAGTCGGTTTAGTTCCGCATCGGCAGCCGAGAGAGAAAGGCGTTCCCCATCGTATGGCAGGTCGATCTTCGCACCGTACTCAGCGTACAGTTTCAGGTTCTTCATCACCGGAAATGGAGGGCGCCGCAGAGCGGGAACcctagagagagggagtgagacTTTGAGAGAGGGAACGGCGGCTCGAAGGCACAACGGCataaaacaaagagagagagagagagggtggggagATCGGGTCGAGTCAAGCGATTTTGAGTTGGTGTAGTCGCAGACGAGACCAAGCCCGACCCAACTTACCGTTATCAGTTGGCCACTCGAATGAATTGGATACAACTAACAAATACAAAATAGTACAATAACGAATACAAATGAATTCCAATTTGTTTTCGTATGAATTTTACTTTTCTCTATAATGTTTTAAATGATaattatttagtttttttaaagGCCACAGACTGATTTGATGAAGTCGAGCCAGGCTGAAGCTCGTGTTAAAAAACCCGAGTTGAAGCTAACTTATAAGATGTATGTCACAGCCTGATTGATTACTAATATTTGTTAATGTGgtaaaaaagttattttaaaaaataaaaaataaagctttTAAATCTAGTTTTGTTACGGCCTTTTGGTGTGGTGTAAAGTGTCCTTATTGTCAACCCTAGTTAGAGCAAGCcggaatattttttttttttttttgcattgtaataaagcaacaaaaaattataaaaaagtgTTTAATATTTATGCAAATAACTCATTCACACTAAATTTTTGCCAACTTCATGGCTCTTTTAAATCATGCGTGAATAACTAGAAATGACAAAAACGACCTTGCagctaaaataaaaataaaagcagaATGCGAAAAAATGCCCCTAGTAAAACGATAAAAAAGCCCATTGTAAGAGAACAAACTCCCCCCGTTAACAACATAAGCGTCTATTTGAGATAAATTATCAAATAGCGGTTGCTTATTGAAATATATTAATCTTTTGTACTCAATCAATAAAATGCttttcgtaaaaaaaaaaccactatTTGTCTGGTTGAAAAGTATACTTTTATTATAGCAAAAGTATTTTTGGTATCAtactaaaaaaaacattttcctttAGTGTGCACTTTTGTAATTTAACTAGAAAAATGAGCGTCTATtggtgagattttttttttgcatatttttctaaaagtattttaaacGGTGTAATGATTTGAAAAGGAGTTTTCATTCATACCCTTTTTTTACTTACAACTTCGAAAAcatattttacaatttttaataaGGGACGTAGTTTTTAGTCAATTGAAGTGAATTTATTGACACAATTTCCCGATAGACTCTCATCTCACAATTCTAATGAAGTAGTCGTTGGTGTGTTTGCTTCAAACACAAGTGAACTCCGGCGAGTGAAACTCAAAACTAAACTAAAGTTCCTCTTATTTAAACGTCATTTGTCAGTGGTAACATGTTGTTACTATTATATCAATTTGTTTtagcagatttataaaacactcgCTGCAGTGTCTtaaatttatctattttttttagaaaagttcACGAAATCTCAGGTTTTCTAGATGATAAACTGATCTAAGGAGACATTGGTGACAAGAAATAtgatttaataaaaatattttggcggttgaaaacccaaaaagtatttcttaaaatatattgCCTTTTTAGGAGGCTTCAAGCTttgattaaaagaaaaccaaaaaagtatttcttaaaatattttgcCTTTTTACGAGGGTTCAAGTACTCCTTTGATTAAATATTTGACAGGGGAATGGAATACACCAACAATTTTCCAAACACCACAAACATTGTGCATTCATATTGGGATACTAGAGAATGTTTGACGATGATTATTGACAAAAAACgtcgtttttaaaaaaaaaacgcgtatttcACGTCAAAAACAGTTCTGTCGTATAATATTTGTATTattctcgtttttttttaaatgtcaaaaaacaaaaaacgtatataatacccgtattatatgttatttttccgttttttgttgttatttttcgttttttgtcgtttttttattaattattattttttataaattttaagatgtattaaatgtttaatttttaaaaaaaatttgccgaacttttctcgttttattctcgatatataaaactttaccgtattatacccattttttttctcaccGTTTAATATCCGTCcccattttttgtgacaatgttatTGACAAATAAGGTGCAGTAAATAAGAACCATTTTTCATAGATTATCGGAAAAAAGGCTGGCCCTTAGGCGAAATTTGGAGGGAAGCCTCTCCCTCCAAATTTTCCAACGCGTTTAGACAGGGAAAAGGCACATGCCGCCACGTGGAAACCATTGGGCACCGACGACCCGAAAGTGAAAGTCGGCGCAGTCCGAACGT contains these protein-coding regions:
- the LOC116254237 gene encoding elongator complex protein 1, translating into MPLCLRAAVPSLKVSLPLSRVPALRRPPFPVMKNLKLYAEYGAKIDLPYDGERLSLSAADAELNRLFFATSANAIYVLHLSSSQENSSTEFWVSDVPLSPTLEPDDYIMALDYLMEKEALIIGTLGGFLLQHSLDGDLTEVVGRVEGGVKSIAASPDGSLLAVATGLGQLIVMNQDWDVLYEVMLEPPASGSEMNVHWEGSCVSKVQVSWRGDGKFFATLVSAGGSSSLSRIRIWDRETGASLSSSEYKVFMGGSLDWMPSGAKLVAAYDRATEQKCPLIVGFERNGLERGSFSIDDAVEATVDMLKWNCNSELLASLSRCKEYDSLKVWHFSNNHWYLKHESRHSKTDYVSFCWDPVKPLNLIAWMQDGKFRSKNFAWVTAVTEKSIALVIDNCSILVSPLSMSLIPPPFSLFSLKFQSAVQDIAVLSQHSKNRLAVALSDGCLSIVELPLMDSWENLEGKEFIIESCHSDYSFVGIGHLTWLNHQVVIAIGLCESGVDDACHEKFSRNNGFSCEDKMRQACSYLFMEVQFICSEDSVADTVTSSGWHAKVSKRICLQKPVLGVVKNPTEDGSAFVQFVGGSVVEYTLKSGLRMPSLDVGQKNPNIFTGFTSSCPWMKAAQVRDDGILKPLIFGMDEHGRLHARNIIVCNNCSSFSFYSSSTGLSEQVFTHIILTTKQDFLHIISLGDILHKNHEVGCEKYIVNDGKISNQESRDALKVWERGAKLIGVIHGDEAAVILQTTRGNLECIYPRKLVLTSIANALIEGRFKDSMLMVRRNRIDYNIVVDYCGWQAFLQVAPEFVKQIKNLSHITDFVCSIKNENVMETMYKNFVTLPLIGKEGTGMHVVRVEHSDMKNKVSAVLSSVRRALEEYVPESPARELCILTTLARNEPPALGEALKRIKRIRELELSGTVNKNDPADSKSSPSAEEALKHLLWLSDSEAVYETSLGLYDLNLAAIVALNSQKDPKEFLPFLQKLEQMPPIVMRYTVDLKLRRFESALLNMASAGEDCFEDSLILMKKNPQLFSLGLQLYSDCSRRSQVFEAWGDHLFGEESFTDAASAYLCCSSLEKALKAYRSCNNWKGVLTVAGLLNLSKEKLLQLAHELCEELQALGKPAEAAKIALEYCHDVHSGIMYFISAREWEEALRVGFLHGREALISEVKNAAAECASVLISEYEEGVEKVGKYLARYLAVRQRRLALAAKLQSDERSVNDDDDDASETSSTFSGMSAYTLGKGKGSAASISSSSTSRTKERRRQRNRGRIRAGSPGEEIALVDHLKGMALTSVAAHELKTLLGALLMLGKEETARKLQRMVSSFQLSQRAAVKLAEDCLSNETMDTNALSLDNYIDKLKKELPDYQDPSWQSIILHPPLQR